The Mesorhizobium sp. NBSH29 genome has a segment encoding these proteins:
- the pyk gene encoding pyruvate kinase — protein MRRSRKVKILATLGPASSDEGMIRKLFEAGADVFRINMSHTDHDMMRTLVARIRKVEDDLGRPIGILADLQGPKLRVGKFANGEEILVAGQKFSLDDNEEPGTNSRVHLPHPEILQSVKPGDRLLIDDGRLQLRADASNGKSIDCTVISGTKISNRKGVSLPDTDLPVGALTPKDRADLDAVLETGVDWVALSFIQRPEDLAEARKIARGRAALMSKIEKPQAVTRLAEIIELSDALMVARGDLGVEMPLEAVPGIQKQITRAARRAGKPVVVATQMLESMISAPVPTRAEVSDVATAVFEGADAIMLSAESAAGDYPVEAVATMDRIAQQVERDPTYAGIINAQRSEPEATGADAISLAARQIAETLKLQAIVTYTASGTTGLRAARERPHVPIVALSPVLETARRLSLLWGTHCVVTPDATDLDDMVNRACQIAFQEEFGKVGDRIIVTAGVPLRTPGSTNMLRIAYIGSDGLSGS, from the coding sequence ATGAGACGCAGCCGCAAGGTCAAGATACTCGCCACGCTCGGTCCAGCATCCTCCGATGAGGGCATGATCCGCAAGCTTTTCGAAGCCGGCGCCGACGTATTCCGCATCAATATGAGCCATACCGACCACGACATGATGCGAACGCTGGTCGCCCGTATCCGCAAGGTCGAGGATGATCTCGGTCGCCCGATCGGCATCCTGGCAGATTTGCAGGGGCCGAAGTTGCGTGTTGGCAAATTTGCCAACGGTGAGGAAATCCTCGTCGCAGGCCAGAAGTTTTCGCTCGACGACAACGAAGAGCCCGGCACCAATTCCCGCGTACACCTGCCGCACCCCGAAATTTTGCAATCGGTGAAGCCGGGCGACCGCCTGCTGATCGACGATGGCCGTCTGCAGCTTCGCGCGGATGCCTCCAACGGCAAGTCGATTGATTGCACAGTGATCTCGGGAACCAAGATTTCCAACCGCAAGGGCGTCAGCCTGCCCGATACGGACCTGCCCGTCGGTGCCCTCACCCCGAAAGACCGCGCCGATCTCGACGCAGTGCTCGAAACCGGCGTGGATTGGGTGGCGCTTTCCTTCATCCAGCGCCCCGAAGATTTGGCCGAAGCTCGCAAGATCGCGCGCGGACGCGCCGCTTTGATGTCGAAGATTGAAAAGCCGCAGGCTGTAACCCGGCTGGCCGAGATCATTGAACTTTCTGATGCGTTGATGGTGGCCCGCGGCGACCTTGGTGTCGAAATGCCGCTCGAGGCCGTGCCGGGCATCCAGAAACAGATAACCCGCGCCGCACGTCGCGCTGGCAAGCCGGTCGTCGTGGCCACGCAGATGCTGGAATCGATGATTTCCGCACCGGTGCCCACTCGCGCCGAAGTCTCAGACGTCGCCACAGCCGTCTTTGAAGGTGCTGACGCGATCATGCTGTCGGCCGAATCTGCCGCCGGTGATTACCCGGTCGAGGCGGTGGCAACCATGGACCGCATCGCCCAGCAGGTCGAGCGCGACCCGACCTATGCCGGCATCATCAATGCCCAACGTTCCGAACCGGAAGCAACCGGTGCGGATGCCATCTCGCTTGCCGCCCGCCAGATCGCCGAGACCCTGAAGTTGCAGGCCATCGTCACCTACACCGCATCGGGCACCACCGGCCTGCGCGCCGCACGCGAACGGCCACATGTTCCAATCGTCGCGCTGTCACCCGTGCTTGAAACCGCCCGCCGCCTGTCACTGCTGTGGGGCACCCATTGCGTGGTGACGCCAGATGCCACTGATCTCGACGACATGGTCAACCGCGCCTGCCAGATCGCCTTTCAGGAAGAGTTCGGCAAGGTGGGCGACCGCATTATCGTTACCGCCGGCGTGCCGCTGCGCACACCAGGCTCAACCAACATGCTGCGCATCGCCTATATCGGCTCGGACGGCCTCAGCGGGTCCTGA
- a CDS encoding alpha/beta fold hydrolase: protein MNLITAAVAFLLALFLVLVGVTRVGAWLIERRHPPVGSFVTVNGTRIHYVHVPAGPAADLPPLVFVHGASGNLNDQMLPLRKLFAGRAEMLFFDRPGHGWSDRGPRNENPSDQAETLAALMEDQGIRDAIIIGHSFGGAVTATFAVEHPLRTRGLVFLSAATHPWPGGATSWYNTLARQPVVGWLFTQALTLPAGTLQLGAATKCVFAPNRLPDDYGAAAISLVLRPSAFRANAIDVAGLFDHVVKASTLYSTIDAPTVVITGDRDTVVYEEIHSEGLARDIPGAELVWVHNLGHKPDWVVPELVLGAVEKVAGKTVDLDSIARSVEARISGDAFGSECTDPGLPGGEQPANP, encoded by the coding sequence ATGAACCTTATCACCGCTGCCGTTGCGTTCCTGCTCGCTTTATTCCTGGTGCTGGTCGGGGTGACCCGCGTCGGCGCGTGGCTGATCGAGCGGCGGCATCCGCCGGTCGGCAGTTTCGTGACGGTCAATGGAACCCGTATCCACTATGTGCATGTTCCGGCTGGTCCTGCCGCCGACCTGCCGCCGTTGGTGTTCGTGCATGGTGCAAGTGGCAATCTAAACGACCAGATGCTGCCGCTGAGGAAATTGTTCGCCGGGCGTGCCGAGATGTTGTTCTTTGATCGTCCAGGTCACGGCTGGTCCGACCGGGGGCCGCGCAATGAAAACCCCTCAGACCAGGCTGAAACACTGGCCGCCTTGATGGAAGATCAGGGCATTCGGGATGCGATCATTATCGGTCACTCGTTCGGCGGCGCAGTAACCGCGACCTTCGCAGTCGAGCATCCTTTGCGCACGCGTGGACTTGTGTTTCTATCTGCAGCCACCCATCCGTGGCCGGGCGGAGCGACCTCCTGGTACAATACGTTGGCCCGACAGCCTGTCGTGGGCTGGCTGTTCACCCAGGCGCTGACGTTGCCTGCTGGGACGTTGCAACTGGGCGCAGCAACGAAATGTGTATTTGCGCCAAACCGTTTGCCTGACGATTATGGGGCAGCTGCCATTTCGCTGGTGCTGCGGCCTTCCGCCTTTCGCGCCAACGCAATTGATGTTGCCGGGCTGTTTGACCATGTGGTCAAAGCGTCCACGCTTTACAGCACCATAGATGCGCCGACAGTGGTGATTACCGGGGATCGCGACACCGTGGTCTATGAGGAAATTCATTCGGAAGGGCTGGCGCGCGACATTCCGGGCGCCGAGCTGGTCTGGGTACATAACCTTGGTCACAAACCGGACTGGGTCGTGCCGGAGCTGGTTTTGGGGGCGGTCGAAAAGGTTGCCGGCAAGACGGTCGATCTTGACAGCATCGCGCGCTCGGTCGAGGCCCGCATATCGGGCGACGCTTTTGGGTCCGAATGCACTGATCCGGGGCTGCCGGGTGGTGAACAACCGGCAAACCCCTAA
- a CDS encoding MFS transporter: MFAAYRPILSLLRGTAFLLAASGLHGLLLPLRGQEEGFSTASLGLLGTAWAGGFVAGCFFAPRLVRRVGHVRAFGAFAAAGAIIALLTGLMINAPVWIILRIGTGFAMAGAFMVIESWLNETSTNENRGTVFGLYMMVTYGSIMAGQMVVAAGDVSEASLFMVAGILFCFSLIPTAVSSAATPRPLQDVSLDIRGLYANSPVSVLGCLLIGVANGAWGTLGAVYGARIGISTSEIALMMSLVVVAGAAMQLPIGRISDKTDRRYVLAAASLGSALVGVMIFMLAPRSSVLVIALTAAYGALAYTLYSLAVAHANDHASSEDFVKVSGGLLLLYGFGTMIGPVLGAILMGSFSPESLFLATALAHGALAAYTLVRVNARAPVPLDEKDAFTSLPAERAVTPEALRMDPRGDAEQNENAA; encoded by the coding sequence ATGTTTGCAGCCTATCGCCCTATCCTGTCGCTCCTGCGAGGCACTGCATTTTTGCTCGCAGCATCGGGTTTGCACGGGCTGCTTCTGCCGCTGCGCGGCCAGGAGGAGGGGTTTTCGACCGCTTCGCTCGGCCTGCTCGGAACCGCATGGGCCGGCGGCTTTGTTGCTGGCTGCTTTTTCGCGCCACGTTTGGTGCGCCGGGTCGGGCATGTGCGTGCCTTTGGCGCGTTTGCGGCGGCAGGAGCCATCATCGCGCTGTTGACCGGCCTGATGATCAATGCGCCGGTCTGGATTATCTTGCGGATCGGAACCGGGTTTGCGATGGCCGGCGCCTTCATGGTGATCGAAAGCTGGCTTAACGAAACGTCGACCAACGAGAACCGCGGCACCGTGTTCGGGCTCTACATGATGGTGACCTACGGCTCGATCATGGCAGGGCAGATGGTGGTTGCCGCTGGCGATGTCAGCGAGGCCTCGCTGTTTATGGTTGCTGGCATCCTGTTTTGTTTTTCGCTGATCCCGACCGCTGTTTCGTCTGCCGCAACGCCGAGACCGCTGCAGGACGTGTCGCTGGATATCAGGGGTCTGTACGCCAATTCACCCGTGTCGGTGCTGGGCTGCCTGCTGATCGGCGTCGCCAATGGTGCCTGGGGCACGCTGGGCGCTGTGTACGGCGCACGGATTGGCATTTCGACGAGCGAAATTGCGCTGATGATGAGCCTCGTTGTCGTCGCGGGTGCCGCCATGCAACTGCCGATCGGACGGATTTCAGACAAGACGGATCGACGCTATGTGCTGGCCGCCGCTTCCCTTGGTTCAGCGCTGGTCGGGGTGATGATTTTCATGCTGGCACCGCGCTCAAGTGTTCTCGTGATTGCCTTGACGGCAGCCTATGGAGCGCTTGCCTATACGCTGTATTCCCTGGCGGTTGCTCATGCCAACGATCACGCCTCGTCTGAAGACTTCGTCAAAGTGTCGGGCGGGCTTTTGCTGCTTTATGGTTTTGGCACCATGATCGGCCCGGTTCTGGGTGCAATTTTGATGGGCAGTTTCAGCCCCGAGAGCCTGTTTCTGGCGACAGCGCTCGCGCATGGAGCGCTGGCGGCCTACACGTTGGTGCGCGTCAACGCCCGTGCGCCGGTGCCGCTGGATGAGAAGGACGCTTTTACCTCATTGCCTGCAGAGCGCGCGGTAACGCCGGAAGCGTTGCGGATGGATCCCCGCGGCGATGCTGAGCAAAACGAAAACGCCGCCTGA
- the ykgO gene encoding type B 50S ribosomal protein L36: MKIKNSLKALKGRHRDNQLVRRKGRVYIINKTAPRYKARQG; the protein is encoded by the coding sequence ATGAAGATCAAGAACTCGCTCAAAGCCCTTAAGGGCCGCCACCGCGACAACCAGCTGGTTCGCCGCAAGGGCCGCGTTTACATCATCAACAAGACTGCTCCGCGCTACAAGGCCCGCCAGGGCTGA
- a CDS encoding DUF1244 domain-containing protein: MIDLSEQQQRDFEAAAFRRLVAHMRERSDVQNIELMNMAGFCRNCLANWYRDAAEGEGVALTKEDAREIIYGMPYGEWQAANQTEVSDITKTTFALTRPKDH, from the coding sequence ATGATCGATCTCAGCGAACAGCAGCAACGTGATTTCGAGGCAGCGGCGTTTCGGCGGCTGGTTGCCCATATGCGCGAACGCAGCGATGTTCAGAACATCGAGCTGATGAACATGGCGGGATTTTGCCGCAACTGCCTGGCCAACTGGTACCGTGACGCTGCCGAGGGGGAGGGCGTGGCGCTGACCAAGGAGGATGCACGCGAGATCATCTACGGCATGCCCTATGGTGAATGGCAGGCGGCGAACCAGACTGAAGTGTCCGACATCACCAAAACCACGTTCGCCTTGACCCGGCCCAAAGACCACTGA
- a CDS encoding 5-(carboxyamino)imidazole ribonucleotide synthase, whose protein sequence is MSAALPAGSIIGIIGGGQLGRMLAMAAAQLGYRTAVLDPQADCPASQVANRHIIAAYDDARGLVDLMGGAAVITYEFENVPVSAIEALGADIAVFPPARALDVSQDRMREKAFLNDLGLSTAAYFPVDSDHDLEEALKRFSGIGILKTRRMGYDGKGQRAFNGSDHSNGTYSAMGEVPLVLESFVSFEREISVIAARGRDGTVVAYDPANNVHRAGILHSSTVPAAISAATAEAAKAAAGRILAALDYVGVLGVEFFVLKDGGLVVNEIAPRVHNSGHWTEAACAVSQFEQHIRAIAGLPLGDTRRHSDCVMENLIGDEVLRAPVLAAEPDLVLHLYGKAEARPGRKMGHFTRLTPAGR, encoded by the coding sequence ATGAGCGCCGCACTTCCCGCCGGCTCGATCATCGGCATTATCGGTGGTGGTCAGCTTGGCCGCATGCTGGCAATGGCCGCGGCACAACTGGGCTATCGCACCGCGGTGCTTGATCCACAGGCAGACTGCCCGGCATCGCAGGTGGCAAACCGCCACATCATTGCTGCCTATGATGATGCGCGTGGGCTGGTCGATCTGATGGGTGGCGCGGCCGTCATTACCTATGAGTTCGAAAACGTCCCGGTCAGCGCCATTGAAGCACTTGGTGCCGATATAGCGGTATTTCCACCGGCGCGTGCGCTCGATGTGAGCCAGGACAGGATGCGTGAAAAAGCATTCCTCAATGACCTTGGTTTGTCCACAGCGGCCTATTTTCCAGTGGATAGTGATCACGATCTGGAGGAGGCCCTGAAAAGGTTTTCCGGTATTGGCATCCTGAAAACCAGACGCATGGGTTACGACGGAAAAGGCCAACGGGCTTTCAACGGGAGCGATCATTCTAACGGTACCTACTCCGCGATGGGCGAGGTGCCGCTTGTTCTTGAATCTTTTGTTTCCTTTGAGCGCGAAATCTCGGTGATCGCAGCACGCGGGCGCGACGGTACCGTTGTTGCGTACGATCCGGCTAACAATGTGCACCGCGCTGGCATTCTCCATTCCTCGACCGTGCCCGCAGCGATTTCCGCCGCCACGGCGGAAGCGGCGAAAGCTGCTGCAGGCCGCATCCTCGCTGCACTCGATTATGTCGGCGTGCTCGGTGTTGAGTTTTTCGTTCTGAAGGACGGTGGTCTGGTGGTGAACGAGATCGCGCCTCGCGTTCACAATTCCGGGCATTGGACTGAAGCAGCCTGTGCGGTTTCGCAGTTCGAGCAGCATATCCGCGCAATCGCCGGCCTGCCTCTGGGCGACACCCGCCGTCACAGCGACTGCGTCATGGAAAACCTGATCGGGGATGAGGTTCTGCGCGCGCCAGTGCTTGCGGCTGAGCCGGATCTTGTGCTGCACCTTTATGGCAAGGCCGAAGCGCGGCCAGGCCGAAAGATGGGACATTTCACGCGACTGACCCCCGCGGGGCGCTAA
- a CDS encoding vWA domain-containing protein produces MFLPFFLDLKAARVPVSLREYLTLLEGMEAGLVTFDVEAFYYLARAALVKDERHIDRFDQVFSHFFKGVETISGESGIAPTELPDDWLRRLAERHLSEEEKQLVEALGGFEKLMETLKQRLEEQKGRHQGGSKWIGTAGTSPFGAYGYNPEGVRIGQQESRHRRAVKVWDRRDFRNFDDSVELGTRNIKVAMKRLRRWVREGAEDEFDLPGTIHSTAEHGYLDVKTRPERRNAVKLLMFFDVGGSMDDHVKVVEELFSAARTEFRHLEYFYFHNCLYERVWKDNNRRHAETMATFDVLHKYGHDYKVIFVGDASMSPYEIAHPGGSVEHHNAESGAQWLSRVHQQWPSTVWINPIAQKHWGYTHSIGMIRQLFAERMYPLTLSGIDGAIRELSRGH; encoded by the coding sequence ATGTTCCTGCCCTTCTTTCTTGATCTCAAAGCGGCCCGCGTGCCCGTGTCGCTGCGCGAATATCTGACCTTGCTGGAAGGCATGGAGGCAGGTTTGGTCACTTTCGACGTCGAGGCCTTCTACTATCTCGCCCGCGCCGCTCTGGTGAAAGACGAGCGCCATATCGATCGTTTCGACCAAGTGTTTTCCCATTTTTTCAAAGGCGTCGAGACAATCTCGGGAGAGTCGGGCATCGCGCCGACTGAGTTGCCGGATGACTGGTTGCGGCGGCTTGCCGAAAGACATCTGAGCGAAGAGGAAAAGCAACTGGTCGAGGCGCTTGGCGGCTTTGAAAAGCTGATGGAAACGCTGAAGCAGCGCCTTGAAGAGCAGAAGGGGCGCCATCAGGGCGGCTCCAAATGGATCGGCACTGCCGGCACCTCGCCATTCGGCGCTTATGGCTACAACCCGGAAGGGGTGCGGATCGGCCAGCAGGAAAGCCGCCACCGCCGAGCGGTAAAGGTCTGGGACCGTCGTGACTTCCGCAATTTCGACGATTCCGTCGAACTGGGCACCCGCAACATCAAGGTGGCCATGAAGCGGCTGCGGCGCTGGGTGCGCGAAGGAGCGGAGGATGAATTCGACCTGCCAGGCACCATTCATTCTACCGCTGAACACGGCTATCTCGACGTCAAGACGCGTCCAGAACGCCGCAATGCGGTAAAGCTGCTAATGTTTTTCGATGTCGGGGGCTCGATGGATGACCACGTCAAGGTCGTGGAAGAGCTGTTTTCAGCGGCCCGAACCGAGTTTCGCCACCTCGAATATTTCTACTTCCACAACTGCCTCTATGAACGCGTCTGGAAAGACAACAACCGCCGCCACGCGGAAACCATGGCCACCTTTGATGTGCTGCACAAATACGGCCATGATTACAAAGTCATCTTCGTTGGCGATGCGTCGATGAGCCCCTATGAAATCGCTCACCCAGGCGGCTCGGTTGAGCATCACAACGCAGAGTCCGGCGCTCAATGGCTGAGCCGTGTGCACCAGCAATGGCCGAGCACTGTCTGGATCAATCCGATTGCGCAAAAGCACTGGGGCTACACCCATTCGATCGGCATGATCCGCCAGCTTTTTGCGGAACGGATGTATCCGCTGACGCTGTCAGGCATCGACGGGGCGATCCGCGAATTGTCACGGGGCCACTGA
- a CDS encoding YdcH family protein gives MSLTNHLEELQRKHGDIERKLDQALLHPSVDDLEIIRLKRRKLALKDEMEKLRSDYTTH, from the coding sequence ATGTCTTTGACTAACCATCTCGAAGAGTTGCAGCGCAAACACGGCGATATCGAACGGAAACTCGATCAGGCGCTGCTACACCCCTCAGTCGACGATCTGGAGATCATTAGACTGAAACGACGCAAGCTGGCTCTGAAGGATGAGATGGAAAAATTGAGATCAGATTATACAACGCATTAA
- a CDS encoding DUF2312 domain-containing protein, translating to MADDITETSQTVAAGQLRAFIERVERLEEEKKTIADDIKEVFAEMKGTGFDTKAVRTIIRLRKQDHAERQEAEAILDLYMAALGME from the coding sequence ATGGCCGACGACATCACTGAAACCAGCCAGACCGTTGCTGCAGGCCAGTTGCGCGCCTTCATCGAGCGTGTCGAGCGGCTGGAAGAAGAAAAGAAGACGATTGCCGACGACATCAAGGAAGTGTTCGCCGAGATGAAGGGCACCGGCTTTGATACCAAAGCTGTGCGTACCATCATCCGGTTGCGCAAGCAGGACCATGCAGAGCGCCAAGAAGCCGAGGCAATCCTCGATCTCTACATGGCCGCTCTCGGAATGGAATAG
- the purE gene encoding 5-(carboxyamino)imidazole ribonucleotide mutase, with protein sequence MGSQSDWATMKHAADTLASLGVSHDSQIISAHRTPERLYSFAKGAKAQGFKVIIAGAGGAAHLPGMAAAMTVLPVFGVPVESKALSGQDSLLSIVQMPGGIPVGTLAIGKPGAINAALLAAAVLALGDDGLAGRLERWRAEQTAKVAERPVDGA encoded by the coding sequence ATGGGCAGCCAGTCGGACTGGGCCACGATGAAGCACGCTGCTGATACGCTGGCGTCACTCGGCGTTTCCCATGACAGCCAGATCATTTCCGCGCACCGCACTCCGGAGCGGCTCTACAGTTTTGCCAAAGGCGCCAAGGCTCAAGGGTTCAAGGTCATCATCGCCGGCGCAGGAGGCGCCGCGCATTTGCCGGGAATGGCAGCGGCCATGACCGTGCTGCCGGTGTTTGGCGTTCCCGTCGAATCAAAAGCGCTGTCGGGGCAGGATTCTTTGCTTTCCATTGTGCAGATGCCGGGCGGAATTCCGGTTGGAACTCTGGCGATTGGCAAGCCCGGCGCCATCAACGCCGCATTGCTTGCTGCTGCCGTCCTGGCGCTTGGCGATGATGGTCTGGCGGGACGGCTCGAGAGATGGCGCGCCGAGCAAACTGCCAAAGTGGCCGAACGACCTGTGGACGGCGCATGA
- a CDS encoding N-formylglutamate amidohydrolase, with protein sequence MTRSAVFAPFELIEGDRKRGIVLLADHAHRELPEEYGDLGLPAAEFERHIAYDIGVEMVTRKLAELLGAPAVMARFSRLLIDPNRGEDDPTLIRQLYDGTIVPANYPMSDQEREKRLDRFYRPYHDVVAALVASVAHDAKRAPLVFSVHSFTPVMQGRPRPWHVGVLWDLDDRVPKPLMEMLADDKALIVGDNEPYDGALHGDTMYRHAIVHGFPHALIEIRQDLIGDVKNADAWAHRLAPIIEAINQGPDIKQVRQYGSRTGPL encoded by the coding sequence ATGACCCGATCCGCTGTCTTTGCCCCTTTCGAACTCATTGAAGGCGACCGTAAACGCGGCATCGTGCTACTGGCTGACCATGCGCACCGGGAACTGCCTGAGGAGTATGGCGATCTAGGGCTGCCCGCTGCCGAGTTCGAGCGCCACATCGCCTACGATATCGGCGTCGAGATGGTGACGCGGAAGCTGGCAGAGCTGCTCGGCGCGCCTGCTGTAATGGCTCGATTTTCGCGCCTGCTGATCGATCCGAACCGGGGCGAGGATGATCCGACGCTGATTCGGCAGCTCTATGACGGCACGATTGTTCCCGCCAATTACCCGATGAGTGACCAAGAGCGCGAAAAGCGGCTCGATCGCTTTTATCGCCCTTATCATGATGTGGTTGCCGCGCTCGTGGCTTCTGTCGCGCATGATGCAAAGCGCGCCCCGCTCGTCTTTTCGGTGCACTCTTTCACGCCGGTGATGCAGGGGCGGCCACGTCCCTGGCATGTCGGTGTGTTGTGGGATCTCGACGACCGCGTGCCAAAGCCGCTGATGGAGATGCTGGCTGACGATAAAGCTTTGATTGTCGGTGACAATGAGCCCTATGACGGCGCACTGCACGGCGACACCATGTATCGCCATGCGATTGTGCATGGATTTCCACACGCGCTGATCGAGATACGCCAGGATCTGATTGGCGACGTGAAAAATGCCGACGCTTGGGCGCACCGGCTGGCACCGATCATTGAAGCGATCAATCAGGGACCCGATATTAAGCAGGTCAGGCAGTATGGCTCGCGCACCGGGCCACTTTAA
- a CDS encoding DUF1036 domain-containing protein: protein MGTQLAEKGTAMLILRIRDVIMKFAWRRRAHQLVTALCALSGFIAVAAVSATPAHADFRVCNATQSLVGVGIGYRSKAGWVTEGWWHIEGSTCKTLIEGQLSSRYYYLYAEDSERGGRWDGPVNMCVAEKEFKISGVSDCFARGFQRAGFQEYDTGEQASWMVQLTDQPATDGTGAITGTNPQ from the coding sequence ATGGGCACGCAACTTGCCGAAAAGGGCACAGCAATGCTGATTTTGCGCATAAGGGACGTCATAATGAAATTCGCCTGGCGGCGGCGCGCTCACCAATTGGTGACCGCACTTTGCGCTCTGTCCGGTTTTATCGCGGTGGCCGCAGTTTCGGCGACGCCAGCGCATGCCGATTTTCGTGTCTGCAACGCCACGCAAAGCCTTGTTGGTGTCGGCATCGGCTATCGCTCCAAGGCCGGCTGGGTGACGGAAGGCTGGTGGCACATCGAGGGTTCGACCTGCAAGACGCTGATCGAAGGGCAACTGTCATCACGCTATTACTATCTCTATGCAGAAGATTCGGAGAGAGGCGGGCGCTGGGACGGACCGGTAAACATGTGCGTGGCGGAAAAAGAGTTCAAGATTTCCGGCGTCAGCGATTGTTTTGCCCGCGGCTTCCAGCGCGCCGGCTTCCAGGAATACGACACGGGCGAACAGGCGAGCTGGATGGTCCAGCTGACTGACCAGCCCGCAACGGATGGCACAGGTGCCATCACGGGAACAAATCCTCAATGA
- a CDS encoding glycoside hydrolase family 25 protein: MRSPAVFAVLSACLVLSGCTSSGVDALDVGRPSMEITSSVSRPNAPTPPVAVGTREDPVEELALVAAPRAMVMMPTPDLKPESASPRASPAVLRAPETRRRINPQRFSDAKPINFGKAKPQSLAVHGVDVSRWQGNIDWAKLRSQGANFVYIKATDGGDHLDPMFKKNWKGAADAGLKRGAYHFFYWCRVASEQADWFIRNVPKVPGALPPVIDVEWNGESRNCRKRPSRERVLEKMQVFMDRLEQHYGQRPIIYTAPDFYADNLQGAFKNYPFWLRAVAEHPSKVYPGRDWVFWQYSGSGLAQGLNEKIDLNVFHGSEDAWHKWVSRHAS, encoded by the coding sequence ATGCGTTCTCCAGCAGTTTTTGCCGTTCTCTCCGCGTGCCTTGTGCTCAGCGGGTGCACATCCAGTGGCGTGGATGCACTTGATGTCGGACGGCCATCGATGGAGATCACGAGCTCGGTCAGCAGGCCCAATGCGCCTACACCCCCGGTAGCAGTCGGTACACGTGAAGACCCGGTGGAGGAGCTGGCGCTTGTCGCTGCGCCTAGGGCCATGGTGATGATGCCAACGCCCGACCTTAAACCAGAAAGCGCCTCGCCGCGCGCAAGCCCAGCCGTGCTGCGCGCACCTGAAACTCGGCGCAGGATCAACCCGCAGCGTTTCAGCGACGCCAAGCCGATCAATTTCGGCAAGGCAAAGCCGCAGTCGCTTGCCGTCCACGGGGTCGATGTCTCGCGTTGGCAGGGCAATATCGACTGGGCGAAGCTCAGGAGCCAGGGTGCGAATTTTGTCTATATCAAAGCCACTGATGGCGGTGACCACCTCGACCCGATGTTCAAGAAGAACTGGAAGGGTGCTGCCGACGCCGGATTGAAGCGCGGGGCCTATCATTTCTTCTACTGGTGCCGGGTGGCCAGCGAGCAGGCCGACTGGTTTATCCGCAACGTACCGAAGGTGCCCGGCGCACTGCCGCCGGTCATTGATGTGGAGTGGAACGGTGAGTCCAGGAACTGCCGCAAACGCCCCTCGCGTGAGCGCGTGCTGGAAAAGATGCAGGTCTTCATGGACCGGCTCGAGCAGCACTATGGCCAGCGGCCGATCATCTATACGGCACCCGATTTTTACGCCGATAATCTGCAAGGCGCCTTCAAGAACTACCCGTTCTGGCTCCGCGCGGTGGCTGAGCACCCTTCAAAGGTCTATCCGGGCCGCGATTGGGTGTTCTGGCAGTATTCCGGCTCCGGCCTCGCGCAGGGCCTGAACGAAAAGATCGATCTCAATGTATTCCACGGCAGCGAAGATGCCTGGCACAAATGGGTGTCGCGGCACGCCAGCTGA
- a CDS encoding DUF1192 domain-containing protein, with amino-acid sequence MALFDDAPPKPKRAHEIGQDISLLSVGELEERIGILRGEIARLESELASKGTTKAAAEALFRRD; translated from the coding sequence ATGGCCCTTTTCGACGACGCGCCGCCCAAGCCTAAACGGGCGCATGAAATAGGGCAGGACATTTCGCTGCTGTCGGTCGGTGAGCTGGAGGAGCGAATCGGGATTCTGCGCGGCGAAATTGCCCGACTGGAAAGTGAGCTTGCCTCCAAAGGCACCACCAAGGCAGCGGCCGAAGCGCTGTTTCGGCGAGACTAG
- a CDS encoding YdcH family protein, whose product MSDQAKAEIRLEYSRLKQEHADFDAAIDAMMAMACDPLQVQRMKKKKLTIKDRMTNLEDRMVPDIIA is encoded by the coding sequence ATGTCGGATCAGGCAAAGGCGGAAATTCGTCTCGAATATTCGCGGTTGAAGCAGGAACACGCAGATTTTGACGCCGCCATCGACGCGATGATGGCCATGGCCTGTGATCCCCTTCAAGTTCAGCGGATGAAGAAGAAGAAGCTGACGATAAAAGATCGTATGACGAATCTGGAAGACCGGATGGTTCCCGACATCATCGCCTGA